In Geobacillus kaustophilus, a genomic segment contains:
- the serA gene encoding phosphoglycerate dehydrogenase, producing the protein MFRVLVSDAISEEGLAPLCASAQINIVQKKVNEAEEELHTFDALLVRSATKVTEELLEKMPNLKIIGRAGVGVDNIDVDAATKRGIVVINAPNGNTISAAEHTFAMMAALVRRIPQAHISVKSREWNRSAFVGNELFGKKLGIIGFGRIGSEVAKRARAFGMSVHVYDPFLTKERAEKLGVSIHSLDEVLAVADIITVHTPLTKETRGLLGTENLAKTKKGVYLINCARGGIIDEQALIPFLESGHVAGVALDVFEQEPPGDHPLLAFDNVIVTPHLGASTVEAQLNVATQVAEELLHFFEGRPVTSSINLPALSKDVYEKIQAFYHLGRKLGLIASQFMNIPVQELSVTYAGTVADLETTYITRSLLAGFLRPRVASTVNEVNAAMVAKERGITYGEKFSDETHGYANCISLTVHGENKTFTIKGTHVPNYGDRIVHFDGVAIDFAPEGHLLYIQHQDRPGMIGKVGNVLGAHDVNIATMQVGRQEAGGKAMMILSLDKPVDDEVLQVLAQIDDIETVKRLEA; encoded by the coding sequence GTGTTTCGCGTACTCGTTTCCGACGCCATCAGTGAAGAAGGTTTGGCGCCGCTCTGCGCATCGGCGCAGATCAACATCGTACAAAAGAAAGTAAACGAAGCGGAAGAGGAATTGCACACCTTTGACGCTTTGCTCGTGCGCAGCGCCACCAAAGTGACGGAAGAACTATTGGAAAAAATGCCAAACTTAAAAATTATCGGCCGCGCCGGGGTGGGCGTCGACAACATTGATGTCGATGCAGCGACGAAACGCGGCATCGTCGTCATTAACGCGCCGAACGGCAATACGATTTCGGCCGCTGAGCATACCTTTGCCATGATGGCCGCCCTCGTCCGACGCATCCCGCAGGCGCACATTTCCGTCAAATCGCGGGAGTGGAACCGCTCGGCGTTTGTCGGCAACGAGCTGTTTGGCAAAAAATTGGGCATCATCGGCTTCGGCCGCATCGGTTCGGAAGTCGCCAAACGGGCGCGCGCCTTTGGCATGAGCGTGCACGTGTACGACCCATTTTTAACGAAAGAACGCGCCGAAAAACTCGGCGTCTCGATTCACTCGCTTGACGAAGTGCTGGCCGTGGCTGACATCATCACCGTTCATACGCCGCTCACGAAAGAAACGCGTGGGTTGCTTGGCACAGAAAACTTGGCGAAAACGAAAAAGGGCGTCTATTTGATCAACTGCGCCCGCGGCGGCATCATCGACGAACAGGCACTCATCCCGTTCTTGGAAAGCGGACATGTCGCCGGCGTCGCCCTCGACGTCTTTGAACAAGAGCCGCCAGGGGATCACCCGCTTTTAGCGTTTGACAATGTGATCGTCACGCCGCATTTAGGGGCGTCGACCGTCGAAGCGCAGCTGAACGTCGCCACCCAAGTCGCGGAAGAGCTGCTCCACTTTTTTGAAGGACGGCCAGTCACCTCATCGATCAACTTGCCGGCGTTGTCGAAAGATGTCTATGAAAAAATTCAAGCATTCTATCATTTAGGCCGGAAGCTCGGCTTGATCGCATCGCAGTTTATGAACATCCCGGTGCAAGAGCTATCGGTCACCTACGCCGGCACGGTCGCTGATCTGGAGACGACGTACATCACCCGCAGCCTGCTCGCCGGCTTCCTGCGGCCGCGCGTCGCCTCAACCGTCAACGAGGTGAACGCCGCCATGGTCGCCAAAGAGCGCGGCATCACATACGGCGAAAAATTTTCCGATGAAACGCACGGCTATGCGAACTGCATTTCGCTCACCGTCCATGGCGAAAACAAAACGTTCACGATCAAAGGAACGCACGTGCCAAACTACGGCGACCGCATCGTCCATTTTGACGGCGTCGCCATCGACTTTGCCCCGGAAGGCCATCTCCTGTATATCCAGCACCAAGACCGGCCGGGGATGATCGGCAAAGTCGGGAACGTGCTTGGGGCGCACGATGTCAACATCGCCACCATGCAAGTCGGCCGCCAAGAAGCGGGGGGCAAGGCGATGATGATCTTATCGCTTGACAAACCGGTCGATGATGAAGTATTGCAGGTGTTGGCGCAAATTGATGACATCGAAACGGTGAAACGGCTCGAAGCATAA
- a CDS encoding ECF transporter S component yields MTRRFAWIAVCLALSVIGSFIKLPTFVGSIALDSAPALVAAAVLGPRAGAAIAGLGHLVSALIGGFPLGPVHWFVALEMAGLGALFAVLHRRGWKLGSAVVFFIGNAFLAPLPLVVSFGWPFVFAVIPPLSAAAAVNVLIAMAIMPAVIRLAAKAGVGAPHA; encoded by the coding sequence ATGACCCGCCGATTCGCTTGGATAGCTGTTTGTTTGGCGCTTTCTGTCATCGGATCGTTTATTAAGCTGCCGACGTTTGTCGGCAGCATCGCTTTGGACAGCGCGCCGGCGCTTGTCGCCGCTGCTGTGCTTGGCCCGCGCGCCGGAGCGGCCATCGCTGGGCTGGGGCATTTAGTTTCGGCGTTGATCGGCGGTTTTCCGCTCGGCCCGGTTCATTGGTTTGTCGCTCTTGAAATGGCGGGGCTTGGCGCGTTGTTTGCCGTGTTGCATCGGCGGGGATGGAAACTAGGCAGCGCTGTCGTATTTTTCATCGGCAATGCGTTTTTGGCGCCGCTGCCGCTTGTCGTTTCGTTCGGCTGGCCGTTTGTTTTTGCCGTCATTCCGCCGCTTTCGGCCGCCGCCGCGGTCAACGTGTTGATCGCGATGGCTATCATGCCGGCTGTCATACGCCTAGCGGCAAAGGCAGGGGTGGGGGCGCCGCATGCGTGA
- a CDS encoding histidinol-phosphatase → MLTDYHNHLERGALTLDYLRQFTDAAAKKGIQHFGISEHAYHFYQTKNILSNPWVEARRCYDMADYVRLFHEAWDAGIDVKMSIEMDYTPGKHEEMAAFIRSYEFDYVIGSIHWVDDFGIDLVEYRHEWERRDLYDTYRKYFDQVVTFAESNLFDIIGHLDLVKIFKYVPEDEEFLLEQYDRATTALANSKTCVEISTAGLRKPVGELYPDPRLLKMCYDKGIPIVLSSDAHVPEHVGADFDKAVELARSVGYTELMTFSKGERKAVPLG, encoded by the coding sequence ATGTTGACCGATTACCATAACCATTTGGAACGAGGGGCGTTGACGCTTGATTATTTGCGCCAGTTCACGGATGCAGCGGCCAAAAAAGGCATTCAGCATTTCGGCATTTCCGAGCACGCGTACCATTTCTATCAAACGAAAAACATTTTGTCAAATCCGTGGGTCGAGGCGCGCCGCTGCTACGATATGGCCGATTACGTCCGGTTGTTCCACGAAGCGTGGGATGCGGGCATCGATGTGAAAATGTCGATTGAAATGGACTATACACCGGGCAAACACGAGGAAATGGCCGCCTTCATCCGTTCATACGAGTTTGACTATGTCATCGGTTCGATCCATTGGGTCGATGATTTCGGCATCGACTTAGTCGAATATCGCCACGAGTGGGAACGGCGCGATTTGTACGATACATACCGCAAATATTTCGATCAAGTCGTGACATTCGCCGAGTCGAATTTGTTTGACATTATCGGCCACCTCGATTTGGTGAAAATTTTTAAATACGTCCCGGAAGATGAGGAATTTTTGCTTGAACAATACGACCGGGCGACCACAGCGCTCGCCAATTCGAAAACGTGCGTCGAAATCAGCACCGCCGGGCTGCGCAAGCCGGTCGGCGAACTGTATCCGGATCCGCGCCTGTTGAAAATGTGCTATGACAAAGGCATTCCGATTGTGTTGTCGTCCGACGCGCACGTGCCTGAGCACGTCGGCGCCGACTTTGACAAGGCGGTCGAACTCGCCCGCAGTGTCGGCTATACCGAGCTGATGACGTTCTCGAAAGGCGAGCGGAAGGCGGTGCCGCTCGGCTGA
- a CDS encoding bifunctional adenosylcobinamide kinase/adenosylcobinamide-phosphate guanylyltransferase produces MHFVIGGAFQGKRKWVRERYGINDGVHIIWHNGYVEPYGPPGGVETAKTVVLDGLEAAIRPRPDADEWESYFRAWQRWEAAAPNRTVVWIGTDVTQGVVPVDPEERRWRDAVGMCYQRLASMCCRVDRLWCGLAERLK; encoded by the coding sequence GTGCATTTCGTTATCGGCGGTGCATTTCAAGGAAAACGAAAATGGGTGCGGGAACGATACGGAATAAATGACGGAGTTCATATTATATGGCATAACGGTTATGTGGAGCCGTATGGGCCGCCGGGCGGCGTCGAAACGGCGAAAACAGTCGTCTTAGATGGTTTGGAAGCGGCCATCCGCCCCCGTCCGGACGCAGATGAGTGGGAATCCTACTTCCGGGCTTGGCAGCGGTGGGAAGCGGCAGCGCCTAACCGTACAGTCGTCTGGATCGGCACCGATGTGACGCAAGGCGTTGTCCCGGTTGATCCGGAAGAGCGGCGCTGGCGCGACGCCGTGGGAATGTGCTACCAGAGGCTGGCGTCCATGTGCTGCCGCGTCGACCGGCTTTGGTGCGGGTTGGCGGAACGATTGAAATAA
- a CDS encoding helix-turn-helix domain-containing protein produces the protein MRHGYAPFLLAHCLHRFNGERTLAAVYHLFSGKKSAQTLQDSKWFQLEPLFGTWKNVTMAALEEAAMALVEQRLALSAKQRTYTLTAAGEEWLAEQAALFPCHLNGWRYHEAEPLFWQRLSLIGQTLSNLVYGRRFAPICRDERTLQWVKQYLLAKGSRQMLAETLYQELIRLLEAVSEEAAAIFTLRLTSAVRIGWTMEQIAAHLQKDALYVQFQFRNVLHYIMAEAEAGRAPMMAELMSGLAPAVLTQSAQKTYEWLQKGKTIDEIAALRRLKKSTIEDHVVELAANVPDFSIAPFVAAERAAAIQAAARALGTRKLKRIREALGGIASYFEIRLVLAKEVGRWMN, from the coding sequence ATGCGGCATGGCTATGCCCCATTTTTGCTTGCCCATTGCTTGCACCGCTTCAACGGCGAACGGACGCTGGCGGCGGTATACCATTTATTTTCGGGAAAAAAATCGGCGCAGACGCTCCAAGACAGCAAATGGTTTCAGCTTGAGCCGCTGTTTGGCACATGGAAGAATGTGACGATGGCGGCGCTCGAGGAGGCGGCAATGGCGCTTGTCGAACAACGGCTCGCTTTATCCGCGAAACAGCGGACATACACATTGACCGCGGCAGGAGAAGAATGGCTTGCTGAGCAAGCGGCGCTTTTCCCCTGCCATCTGAACGGCTGGCGCTATCATGAGGCGGAACCGCTGTTTTGGCAGCGTCTTTCCTTGATCGGGCAGACATTGTCAAACCTCGTCTATGGGCGGCGTTTTGCACCGATTTGCCGCGACGAGCGGACGCTTCAATGGGTGAAGCAATATTTGCTTGCAAAAGGATCGCGCCAAATGTTGGCCGAGACGCTGTATCAAGAGCTCATCCGGCTGCTTGAAGCGGTTTCGGAAGAGGCGGCGGCGATCTTTACGCTGCGTTTGACGAGCGCGGTCCGCATCGGTTGGACGATGGAGCAAATCGCGGCCCATTTGCAAAAGGACGCGCTCTACGTGCAGTTTCAATTCCGCAACGTGCTTCATTACATCATGGCGGAAGCTGAGGCTGGACGCGCTCCGATGATGGCCGAATTGATGAGCGGGCTGGCGCCGGCGGTGCTGACACAATCGGCGCAAAAAACGTACGAATGGCTGCAAAAAGGAAAGACGATCGACGAAATCGCCGCCCTTCGGCGCTTGAAAAAAAGTACAATCGAGGATCATGTCGTCGAGTTGGCCGCCAATGTGCCCGATTTTTCGATCGCCCCGTTTGTCGCCGCTGAAAGGGCGGCGGCGATCCAGGCCGCGGCGCGGGCGCTCGGGACGCGCAAGCTGAAGCGTATTCGCGAGGCGCTTGGCGGAATAGCGAGTTATTTTGAAATTCGGCTCGTGTTGGCAAAGGAAGTGGGACGTTGGATGAATTAA
- a CDS encoding histidine phosphatase family protein, translated as MGRHLAVTLIRHGMTELNRRKAYIGWLDAPLAEGEIARLGRLRWEPPEPVDVVVTSDLCRCRETVDLLFGGRRADWCTSRWRELSFGAWEGKTFAELEAEPAYRQWLASPFSAAPPDGERYAEFQARIKQALAETIALAEQSEARHVVIVTHGGPIRLLLRQYAPDARSFWEWEVPFAGGYTLVSTFERWKEGERCISLSAVHFKENENGCGNDTE; from the coding sequence ATGGGGCGTCATTTGGCTGTTACACTCATCCGCCATGGGATGACCGAACTAAATCGAAGGAAGGCGTATATCGGCTGGCTGGATGCGCCGCTTGCCGAAGGGGAGATCGCGCGGCTCGGCCGGCTGCGATGGGAGCCGCCTGAACCGGTGGACGTTGTGGTCACAAGCGACCTTTGTCGCTGCCGGGAGACGGTTGATTTGCTGTTTGGCGGACGCAGGGCGGATTGGTGCACGAGCCGTTGGCGCGAACTTTCCTTTGGCGCCTGGGAAGGAAAAACGTTTGCTGAGCTGGAAGCGGAACCCGCTTACCGCCAATGGCTTGCGTCGCCCTTTTCTGCGGCGCCGCCCGACGGAGAGCGCTATGCCGAGTTTCAGGCGCGCATCAAACAGGCGCTCGCGGAGACGATCGCTTTGGCCGAGCAAAGCGAAGCCCGCCATGTCGTGATCGTCACCCATGGCGGCCCGATTCGCCTCCTGCTCAGGCAGTATGCGCCCGATGCCCGTTCGTTCTGGGAATGGGAGGTGCCGTTTGCCGGCGGATATACGCTTGTATCGACGTTCGAGCGTTGGAAAGAGGGAGAGCGGTGCATTTCGTTATCGGCGGTGCATTTCAAGGAAAACGAAAATGGGTGCGGGAACGATACGGAATAA
- a CDS encoding GerMN domain-containing protein has protein sequence MKKLNWNERCIEHGLEQLPVIKDRRTKEEVYVRLVRAQRMARWKRRWLPAIASAAVLASAVYAGPHFIVPTRSDKNEAFSSPVQTLQADGASSHPKAIMAASEPENAVVIALPDERIGQVVPVVVPLPGRFAPAERLSAALSELSRSPLREASAWLDGVKMAPAAGDGRIWVVRVPASHRVFAASHEEQRLFFEAVMETVRQMGGRSIRFFTGEEEGLDLPVFGRLKTTKINEQKRMYYQNRSSSFGYTVLIPAPGSARSFPEALQQMKKSAIHGLEPAIPPGVEVDSVDVDARHATVRLHLSARPSAEEAASMAEAVLLTAKEFGLLDVTFESSGLSTLGPYPLGKPINVPAGPNAALLATGP, from the coding sequence GTGAAAAAGCTCAATTGGAATGAGCGATGCATTGAGCATGGCCTTGAACAGTTGCCCGTCATCAAAGACCGGCGCACGAAAGAAGAAGTGTACGTCCGGCTGGTGCGCGCTCAGCGGATGGCGCGCTGGAAGCGGCGTTGGCTCCCAGCGATTGCATCGGCGGCCGTGCTTGCATCGGCGGTTTATGCCGGTCCGCATTTCATCGTGCCAACACGTTCGGACAAAAACGAGGCTTTCTCATCCCCTGTTCAGACGTTGCAGGCGGATGGCGCTTCCTCTCACCCAAAAGCGATAATGGCCGCCAGCGAACCGGAGAATGCAGTGGTTATTGCCTTGCCCGATGAGCGAATCGGCCAAGTGGTGCCAGTGGTTGTTCCCCTTCCTGGCCGCTTTGCGCCGGCAGAACGGCTGTCCGCGGCGCTGAGTGAGCTTTCCCGTTCCCCGTTGCGTGAGGCGTCCGCGTGGCTCGACGGTGTGAAGATGGCCCCGGCGGCAGGCGATGGGCGCATATGGGTTGTTCGCGTTCCAGCGAGCCATCGCGTGTTTGCCGCCAGCCATGAGGAACAACGCCTCTTTTTCGAAGCGGTCATGGAAACAGTGCGGCAGATGGGCGGGCGAAGCATCCGCTTTTTCACTGGGGAGGAGGAAGGGCTCGATTTGCCGGTGTTTGGTCGTCTCAAAACAACAAAGATCAACGAGCAGAAGCGAATGTATTATCAAAACCGCTCCTCCTCCTTCGGCTATACGGTGCTCATCCCGGCGCCAGGCAGCGCCCGCTCGTTTCCTGAGGCGCTGCAGCAGATGAAAAAATCGGCGATCCACGGGCTTGAGCCGGCCATTCCACCAGGGGTGGAAGTTGATTCGGTCGATGTCGATGCGCGCCATGCGACGGTCCGGCTTCATTTGTCCGCTCGGCCAAGCGCGGAAGAAGCGGCGAGCATGGCGGAGGCCGTGCTGCTGACGGCGAAAGAGTTTGGGCTGCTTGATGTCACATTCGAGTCGAGCGGGTTATCGACTCTTGGCCCGTATCCGCTTGGGAAGCCGATCAACGTGCCGGCCGGACCGAACGCCGCGCTGCTGGCAACCGGCCCGTAG
- a CDS encoding cob(I)yrinic acid a,c-diamide adenosyltransferase, translated as MKLYTRTGDQGKTSLVGGRVDKDHLRVEAYGTIDEANSFIGWALALLSGDERFRDLCAELQKIQHELFDCGGDLAIVNGKLPYKANEEMVTFLEERIDAYMQEAPPLQKFILPGGSKAAAALHMARTVTRRAERCIVSLQKAESINDVVLKYMNRLSDYLFAAARVVNARLGVKDIEYERSAIVFRDKEEKQ; from the coding sequence ATGAAATTGTATACGCGGACCGGAGACCAAGGGAAAACGAGTTTAGTCGGCGGGCGCGTGGACAAAGACCATTTGCGCGTCGAGGCGTACGGGACGATTGACGAGGCGAATTCGTTCATCGGTTGGGCGCTTGCGCTGCTTTCAGGCGATGAGCGGTTTCGCGACCTTTGCGCCGAACTGCAAAAAATCCAGCACGAGCTGTTTGACTGCGGCGGCGATCTGGCCATCGTCAACGGCAAGCTGCCGTATAAAGCGAACGAGGAGATGGTCACATTTTTAGAAGAGCGCATTGATGCATACATGCAAGAGGCGCCGCCATTGCAAAAATTCATTTTGCCGGGCGGCTCCAAGGCGGCTGCGGCGCTCCATATGGCGCGCACGGTGACGAGACGGGCGGAGCGGTGCATCGTTTCCTTGCAAAAAGCGGAGTCGATCAACGATGTCGTGCTCAAATATATGAACCGCCTGTCCGATTATCTGTTTGCCGCTGCTCGGGTTGTGAACGCTCGTTTAGGGGTGAAGGACATCGAGTATGAACGGAGCGCCATTGTGTTCCGTGACAAGGAGGAGAAGCAATGA
- a CDS encoding inorganic diphosphatase — protein MAFENKIVEAFIEIPTGSQNKYEFDKERGIFKLDRVLYSPMFYPAEYGYLQNTLALDGDPLDILVITTNPTFPGCVIDTRVIGYLNMVDSGEEDAKLIGVPVEDPRFDEVRSIEDLPQHKLKEIAHFFERYKDLQGKRTEIGTWEGPEAAAKLIDECIARYNEQKNK, from the coding sequence ATGGCATTCGAAAATAAAATTGTCGAAGCGTTTATCGAGATTCCAACCGGCAGCCAAAACAAATACGAATTCGACAAAGAGCGGGGCATTTTCAAGCTCGACCGCGTCTTATATTCCCCGATGTTTTATCCGGCTGAATACGGCTACTTGCAAAATACGTTGGCGCTGGATGGCGACCCGCTCGACATTTTGGTCATCACGACCAACCCGACGTTTCCGGGCTGCGTCATCGACACGCGCGTCATCGGCTATTTGAACATGGTCGACAGCGGCGAAGAAGACGCGAAATTGATCGGCGTTCCGGTCGAAGATCCGCGCTTTGACGAAGTGCGCTCGATTGAAGACCTCCCGCAGCACAAACTGAAAGAAATCGCTCACTTTTTTGAACGCTATAAAGACTTGCAAGGGAAACGGACGGAAATCGGCACATGGGAAGGGCCGGAAGCAGCCGCCAAATTGATCGACGAATGCATCGCCCGCTACAATGAACAGAAAAACAAGTAA
- a CDS encoding adenosylcobinamide-GDP ribazoletransferase — MKTAWNGWLLALQLFTIIPIRRSIEWNGAHVRWLVRCLPLAGALIGMLSAGVYALFSSFSFGSPLVWALLLLWLGIWMAGGMHADGFMDVSDAFFSYRDVKRRQEIMSDSRVGAFAVLSLGCLLSFRWLFLYESLQAGIPPALFIAVPLLSRAGAAWLLSVGKLAKPTGMAAALGEYSSWHDAIWALGLAFVLLSLLCASTAISVQTGAALAAAAVVLAAAAKPWAGKQFGGITGDVLGAFIEGGETLLWGVIWLLHSSAMG; from the coding sequence ATGAAGACGGCATGGAACGGTTGGCTGTTGGCGCTGCAGCTGTTTACGATCATCCCGATTCGTCGCTCGATCGAATGGAACGGCGCCCATGTCCGTTGGCTTGTGCGCTGCCTGCCGCTTGCCGGGGCGCTGATTGGAATGCTTTCGGCCGGAGTGTATGCGCTCTTTTCATCGTTTTCGTTTGGCTCGCCGCTTGTTTGGGCGCTTCTTCTTCTTTGGCTCGGCATTTGGATGGCCGGAGGGATGCACGCTGACGGCTTTATGGATGTGAGCGACGCGTTTTTTTCATACCGCGACGTCAAGCGGCGGCAAGAGATTATGTCCGATTCGCGCGTCGGAGCCTTCGCCGTCTTGTCGCTCGGTTGTTTGTTGTCGTTTCGCTGGCTGTTTTTGTACGAGTCGCTCCAGGCTGGCATACCGCCGGCGCTGTTCATCGCTGTTCCGTTGTTGTCGCGGGCCGGGGCTGCCTGGCTTCTTTCCGTCGGCAAGCTGGCGAAGCCGACAGGAATGGCGGCGGCGCTAGGCGAATATAGTTCATGGCATGATGCCATTTGGGCGCTTGGACTCGCTTTTGTATTGCTTTCGCTTCTTTGTGCATCCACCGCCATTTCGGTGCAAACAGGGGCGGCGCTGGCTGCAGCGGCTGTCGTTTTGGCGGCGGCAGCAAAGCCGTGGGCGGGAAAACAGTTTGGCGGCATCACCGGGGATGTGCTCGGAGCGTTCATTGAAGGGGGAGAGACGCTGCTATGGGGCGTCATTTGGCTGTTACACTCATCCGCCATGGGATGA
- a CDS encoding ferredoxin encodes MPKYTIVDKETCIACGACGAAAPDIYDYDEDGIAYVTLDDNQGIVEVPEILIDDMMDAFEGCPTESIKVADEPFDGDPNKFD; translated from the coding sequence ATGCCAAAGTATACGATTGTGGATAAAGAGACTTGCATCGCCTGCGGAGCCTGCGGCGCCGCCGCTCCGGACATTTACGACTACGACGAGGACGGCATTGCCTACGTCACCCTTGATGACAACCAAGGCATCGTCGAAGTTCCGGAGATTTTGATTGACGATATGATGGACGCCTTCGAAGGCTGTCCGACTGAGTCGATTAAAGTCGCTGACGAGCCTTTTGACGGCGATCCGAATAAATTTGACTAA
- a CDS encoding AIR synthase related protein, whose translation MRDVLFLPFADGMELAIAADGSAAVGDKPADAVSAPVDVVAYFAVRVALMELLSIGAEAKAVVLQNFIADDRWEALCRGIRRACRELGIDLPITGSTESNFPTEQSALGVTAIGLVSAGRKRIGVTPDAAKFAVIGRPLVGPAVLAHSQWVAPLSLFVELLASPYIYELIPVGSKGIYYEWTQLLTANGRQWRSCACPLPLFASGGPATSVLVSYDPDGEREIKKQAGSLFFPLHVEW comes from the coding sequence ATGCGTGATGTGCTTTTTCTTCCGTTTGCTGACGGCATGGAGCTCGCCATTGCCGCCGACGGTTCAGCGGCGGTCGGGGACAAGCCGGCTGACGCCGTGTCCGCTCCGGTGGACGTCGTGGCGTATTTTGCCGTCCGCGTCGCTTTAATGGAATTGTTAAGCATTGGGGCGGAAGCGAAAGCCGTCGTGCTGCAAAACTTCATCGCCGATGACCGGTGGGAAGCGCTTTGCCGCGGCATCAGGCGAGCGTGCCGCGAGCTGGGGATCGATCTCCCTATCACCGGCAGCACGGAATCGAATTTTCCCACCGAGCAGTCAGCGCTTGGGGTAACAGCGATCGGGCTTGTGTCGGCCGGACGGAAGCGGATCGGCGTGACGCCGGATGCGGCAAAGTTTGCCGTCATCGGCCGTCCGCTCGTCGGCCCGGCCGTGCTGGCGCATTCCCAATGGGTCGCGCCGCTGTCGCTGTTTGTTGAACTCCTAGCTTCTCCATACATTTACGAGTTGATCCCGGTCGGTTCCAAAGGCATTTACTACGAATGGACGCAGCTGTTGACTGCTAACGGCCGCCAATGGCGGTCCTGCGCCTGCCCGCTTCCGCTGTTTGCCTCCGGCGGCCCGGCGACGTCCGTTCTTGTCAGTTACGATCCGGATGGCGAACGTGAAATCAAAAAGCAAGCCGGCTCTCTCTTTTTTCCACTGCACGTCGAGTGGTAA
- the sigX gene encoding RNA polymerase sigma factor SigX, with the protein MDPVFEQLYEKYHHDLFNFLFYMVRNREQAEDLVQEVYVRVLRSYKRFKGQCSEKTWLLSIARHVAIDFFRKQKRRRQWAGSVEWSEEQIGADEPIPEEIAIQKEEIQLMYRGLARCTIDQRLVLVLRFIQSLSIAETAEALGWTESKVKTTQHRALKALKQYMEEEAKQEGWRCEKAQLE; encoded by the coding sequence ATGGACCCCGTCTTTGAACAGTTGTATGAAAAGTACCATCATGATTTGTTTAATTTTTTATTCTACATGGTGCGGAATCGAGAGCAGGCCGAAGATTTGGTTCAGGAAGTGTACGTCAGAGTGCTGCGCTCATACAAACGATTTAAAGGGCAGTGCAGCGAAAAAACGTGGCTGCTGTCCATTGCGCGCCATGTGGCCATAGATTTTTTCCGCAAGCAAAAACGCCGACGCCAATGGGCTGGTTCGGTGGAATGGAGCGAGGAACAAATCGGCGCCGACGAGCCGATTCCTGAGGAGATAGCGATTCAAAAAGAGGAGATTCAGCTTATGTACCGTGGTTTGGCACGTTGCACGATTGATCAGCGGCTTGTGCTCGTCCTACGATTCATCCAGTCGCTGTCGATCGCGGAAACGGCGGAAGCGCTCGGCTGGACGGAAAGCAAAGTGAAAACAACGCAGCACCGCGCACTAAAGGCGCTCAAGCAATATATGGAGGAAGAGGCAAAACAGGAGGGGTGGCGGTGTGAAAAAGCTCAATTGGAATGA